CCAGCTTGAAGGTGATGATATCCTGGGAGATTTGATCATGGGCAGGATGACCTTTAATAATATCGGTATGCTGCAAACTGTTATCAGCAAAGCACTAAATTATGAAAAGACACCTTATGTGGGAGATACTTCCTGGTATAATAAGGCATTACTGGTGGGAGATTCTAATAATTCCGGTTATTCGACCGTGGCATTTGCCAAGGGGGTAAAGGAATTGATGCTTGATTTTGAGGGAAATTTCTGGAATGATGATAATTTTACTGAAGTATATAGTGGATCATATGCTGGTCAGATGAATACGGCAATAAATTCGGGAATCAGCTTTTTTGTTTATCGTGGTTTTGGCGGGACATCAGGCTGGTATTCCGGAGGTCAAAGCAATGGTTATAAGATGCCATTTCTGGTGATGCCCACCTGTAATGCCAATGACTGGTATAGTGGCACAGGTAATGTGGAAGGTTTTTATCAGATGGGCTCAACCTCAATGCCAAGTGGTGGTATAGGAGCAATGGGAACATCCTCATCCGGAACGCATACCCCGTTTAATAATGCTTTAGCTATAGGTGTGTGGGGCGGGATATTCCGGGATAGGATTTTCTCGATGGGTGGTGCTGTGCTGCAGGGAAAATATTATTTGTGGCTTACTTTCCCGCAGAATCCAAGTAATGCTGTAACTGCTTTTTCCCATTGGAATACGCTGATGGGTGATGGTTCGCTGGAATTGTGGACACGGGTACCTCAAACTATGAGTGCAGTTTTTGAAGATGTAATCCCTACAGGAGCCAATAATTATCAGGTTACAGTCTTAGATTCCATCGGTAATGCAGCAGAAGGAGCCTGGGTAACTTTACATAATGAGGAAATGGAATATACAGTAACCGATTATTGCGATTATACGGGCAGTGTGATCTTAGATGTGGCAGGAATCGAGGATGATGAATATACACTTACTATCACCAAGCATGATCATATTCCTGTAATAGAAACAATCAGCGTAGAAGAAGTTGATCAGTATGTAGATACTGATCAGTGGGAGATAAATGATGCTTCTGGTAATAATAACGGAATAGTGAATCCAGGAGAGAATGTGGCACTGGTGGTATCATTAAAAAATAATGGTACAATGACTGTAAGTGGAGTGAGTGCTGAACTGGAAAGCAATAATGACCAGGTAATTATAACAGGTTCTGAAGTTGATTATGGAGATATAGCCTCAGGAGTAACAGTCTCGGGTGGAGCTGGATTTGAGTTGGAATTCGCTGATAATATTCTGGGAGGAGTAGAGGTCAGAGTAGCTCTCACGATCACTGATAGCGATGATAATGAGTGGCATAGCTGGATTTATATACCAGTGGAGGGTGCAAGTCTTTATGCCAGTGATTATAGTATAAGTGGAAATGGAGTGATAGATCCGGGAGAAACAACAAATATTTATTTTACACTGGATAATATAGGAAATCTGGCAGCAGAAGATGTGGAAGGTACTTTGATATGCAATAACCATCGGATCACGATCGCTGACAGTACCGGAAGTTTTGGGACAATATCAGGTGGTGGAAGCGGGAATAATTCTTCAGACAGCTTTGGTGTGACAGCCAGTATGGCAATCCTGCCGGGGACTTATATACCATTTTTAATTCATCTAACTAATAGTGATGGTTATGATGCTGTGGTAACACTCAATGTTCCGATAGGTGAGCCGGAGGAAACAGACCCTTATGGACCGGATGAATATGGTTACTGGTGTTATGATGATGAAGATGAATTATATACCAGTTGTCCGGAGTTTGACTGGGTGGAGATTGACCCGGATCTTGGTGGAGACGGTGAAACAATAAACTGGATATATATAAATGGTGGGCATATGGGCACTGGTGCAGGAACTGGAACTTATGGCAATATAGATTTGCCTGAGAGCTTTAATTTTGTATTTTATGGTGAAGAATATGATGAGATAAGTATATGCACAAATGGCTGGATAGCCCCGGGTTACCATGAAACAGCTAATTTTATGAATTACCAGATACCAGGACCGCAGGGACCCAGTCCCATGATAGCAGTATTCTGGGACGACATGTCACTTGATACAGGAAACGTGTTCTGGTATTATGATGAAGACCTGCATTATTTTGTGGTGGAATGGTCAGATATAACTAATGGTGATACCTGGGCAGATGAGACTTTTGAAGTGATACTTTATGATCCGATATATTATCCCACGACTACAGGAGACTGTGAGATCAAAATGCAGTATCTGGACGTAACGAATAATAATGTTGGTTCTTATCCGGGTAATCATGGACAGTATGCCACGGTGGGCATAGAAAATGAAGATTCATTGATCGGATTGCAATATACTTATAATAATACCTATCCTGATGCCTGCAGAAATCTGGAGGATGGGATGGCATTATTATTTACTCCCACACCAATACCGCCTGATGGACCATTCCTGGCAATGAGTAATTATTATGCCATCTCTGGAGATGATGATTATATCGAAGCTGGAGAGACGGCAATGATCTCCATTGAAATGGAGAATATGGGTGCCGAAACAGCTCATAATATCGAAGTAATAATATCAGCAAATGATCCTTTCATTGAGGTAGTTGATAATAGTGGCACACTGGACGAACTGAGTGCTGGTGAATTTGGGTTTCTGGAAAATTCATTCAGTATTGAGATTTCAGAGAATATGCCTGATTTCTATATTTTTTATCTGGAAGTAAATATAAATTCTGATGAGGATAGCTGGAACTGGATGCTGCCCTTTACGGGATATCTGGCAAATACCTTTGCTGTGGATCAGGATAGTGTCTATTATGAGCTGGAGCCACTTGAGACCGGAAGTCATGAATTTACACTGACCAATACAGGAGACATACCTGTGGAATTTTTTGTGAGAACTGATGAAACTACTGCACCGGGCAGAGATATCAGCGGATCATATATCACGATGGATACAGATTCATTTACTCCGGGAGAGGAAACAACCTGGACATTTACCGTGTTCAATGCCTCAGAGGATAATGAATGGGTAAGTGACGTGTGGCTGGACTTTCCGCTGGGAGTGAATGTACTTGATGCCGGAGATGTGGTTGGAGGTTCTTCGGGTGATATGATCTGGGATGGCACTACCGGCTGGGGTCAATTGATCAACTGGCATGGATTGACTGCAAATGATTGGGGTGTGCTACATAATAATGAGACGGCAAGCTGTGAAGTGGAAGTGCAGTTAAGCACGGAATTTGCCGGAGATATGGCGATTGGCTGGGAGATTGGCGGCGATGGATATGGAGAAGAACCTCATAATGTGGTTGGAGAGCTTACGCTTCTTTATCCCTTGCGCTGGATGAACCTGGATACTTCATCAGGTTATCTGGCAGCCGGAGAATCACAGGTGATAACGATCAATTTTGATGCTGGTGATATTGGAGTTGGTCTGCATACGGGTGATATTGTGATCACCTGTGACAGCTGGGATACCAAAGTGGTAAATGTGGTTCTTAATGTGTTTACCGATGGAGAAAGCGATGATCAATTGCCGGAAATTATGCAATTGAATGGCAATTATCCCAATCCCTTTAATCCTGAAACGGAAATAAACTTTAGCTTAACTCAGGATGAAGATATTTTCCTGAAAGTATATAATCTGAAGGGACAGCATGTGTGCACTCTGGCAGAAGGTGAATATTCCTCAGGAGAGCACTCAGTAATATGGAATGGCAAAGATGATAATGATCAGCCGGTAAGCAGCGGAATATATTTCTATCGTCTGGAAGCAGAAGGTAAAATATTAAGCCGCAAGATGGCATTGATCAAATAGTGAAGAAAAAGTGATCAGTTAACTGTAAATAGTGAATAGATAACAAAAAGGGCAGATATTGATATCTGTCCTTTTGTTCTATTGCATTAATTAAGATGCGTAAGAATTACATTTTTGAGCAACTAATAGCCTTCGCAAGCTTACGGCTGATCAAGACAAAACGAACAAGACGAACTTAAGTGTAAGGGCAATAAATTAGTGATAATGCCTGCCCCATAGTTTTATACTCCGTAGGAGTTTGTTATTTGTAGTAAATATTTACCCCATAAAAACCGTTTTCCCTGTAGGGGATATTTATCAGGGAATGATTTCTCATAAATCCATTAAATAACCCCTACAGGGTAAGGATTGTTTTTAGTGTGATTTTATTGCTACAAATAATTAACACCTAAGGTGTAAAAAATTTAAGTCAATATCTGGTATTTCTTTAGTTTGTTTTGTTCGTGATTGTTCGCGGCATAAATCTTCTTTCTTTTTTAGCAACTAATAGCCTTCGCAAGCTTACGGTTCATCAAGACAAAACGAACAAGACGAACTTAGATATGAGCAATAAATTAGCTTCGGGAGTTCAGAAGTTTTTCTGTTTCCAGAGCTATCATCAGCTCTTCATTCGTAGATATTTTAAGAACTTTTACCTCTGAATCCGGCTGATGAAGGTCAAAAATCTCACTGCCGCGACGATAATTTACATCATTATTGAATTTGATCCCCAAGTATTCCATATCCCGGCAAACCCAGTCGCGCAGATGGGGCATATTTTCACCTACTCCACCTGTGAAAACCAGCACGTCAAGCCCGTTCATGGCAGCAGTATAGGCACCGATATATTTCTTGATACGGTAGCAGTAAACTTCAAAAGCCCGGATGGCATCTGGATCACCATTATCCAGACCGTCTTCGATGGGCCGCATATCACTATCCATCTCAGAAAGTCCCAGGATGCCTGATTTCTTATTTAATATCGTATCCACTTCATCTACACTGAGTCCAAATTGGCGCTGCATATAAAGAGGGATGGCAGGATCAAGATCACCGCACCGCGTACCCATCACCAAGCCTTCAAGAGGTGTGAAGCCCATGGAGGTATCAACAGATTCTCCACGATCAATCGCCGTGATAGAAGCGCCATTTCCCGCATGACAGGTGATGATCTTAAGCTGATCAATCGGAATATTAAGATGCTGCGCCGCCTGCTGTGCCACGAATTTATGGGAAGTACCGTGAAAGCCGTATCTTCTTATCTTATTTTTTGTATAATATTCATAGGGCAGGGGGTATAGATAGGCTTTGGGAGGCATTGTCTGATGAAAAGCTGTGTCAAATAAACCGCATTGAGGAGTATCAGGCATCAAAGTCTGCATCGCTTTTACACCAACGATATTTGCCGGGTTATGCAGCGGGGCAAGAGGAATGCAATCCTCCATTACGCTGATAACGTGATCATCAATGAGTACTGTCCCATTATAATGTTCTCCGGCATGCACCAGCCTGTGTCCCACAGCATCAATTTCAGAGATATCAGATATGCAGCCGTTTTGAGGATGTTGAAGCGAATCCAGGATGAGTTTAATAGCTTCCTGATGTGATGGAAGTTCAGCCGCTTGTTTTTTAACCGTAAATTTCTCACTCTTATAAGTGAAGAGAGAGTTGCCTTCCGCAATTTTTTCACAAATACCTTCTGCCATTACGAATTTATCTTCAAGATTGATAAACTGATATTTGACAGAGGAGCTTCCGCAATTGATAGTAAGAATTTTCATTTTACCTCGAAAGAATATTGTATTTCGGCAGATGCCGGCTAAAAAAAGAGATATTATAATTCAGGGAAGATCAGTTTAATTTCCCTTACAGCAGACTTGGGGC
This genomic interval from Candidatus Stygibacter australis contains the following:
- a CDS encoding C25 family cysteine peptidase; protein product: LEILSYDEEIIYNVKIYPQEALQDENTEPTDNFRIDETFYSGSGKFPAEIAWAGEPAIMRDLRLLPVTFSPFQYDAGSRTLRVFTNIQVQVITEGEGGVNAKYSDRKRSRAFEEMYQANTLNYDAMDYRDDYQVPTILFICNDNDDVLENLAYLVQWKREKGFHVEVATTTQTGTTAQSIKNYIQDAYDDWEDPPEYVNIIGDGTGSNSITTWFQSGFGYSGEGDHPYCQLEGDDILGDLIMGRMTFNNIGMLQTVISKALNYEKTPYVGDTSWYNKALLVGDSNNSGYSTVAFAKGVKELMLDFEGNFWNDDNFTEVYSGSYAGQMNTAINSGISFFVYRGFGGTSGWYSGGQSNGYKMPFLVMPTCNANDWYSGTGNVEGFYQMGSTSMPSGGIGAMGTSSSGTHTPFNNALAIGVWGGIFRDRIFSMGGAVLQGKYYLWLTFPQNPSNAVTAFSHWNTLMGDGSLELWTRVPQTMSAVFEDVIPTGANNYQVTVLDSIGNAAEGAWVTLHNEEMEYTVTDYCDYTGSVILDVAGIEDDEYTLTITKHDHIPVIETISVEEVDQYVDTDQWEINDASGNNNGIVNPGENVALVVSLKNNGTMTVSGVSAELESNNDQVIITGSEVDYGDIASGVTVSGGAGFELEFADNILGGVEVRVALTITDSDDNEWHSWIYIPVEGASLYASDYSISGNGVIDPGETTNIYFTLDNIGNLAAEDVEGTLICNNHRITIADSTGSFGTISGGGSGNNSSDSFGVTASMAILPGTYIPFLIHLTNSDGYDAVVTLNVPIGEPEETDPYGPDEYGYWCYDDEDELYTSCPEFDWVEIDPDLGGDGETINWIYINGGHMGTGAGTGTYGNIDLPESFNFVFYGEEYDEISICTNGWIAPGYHETANFMNYQIPGPQGPSPMIAVFWDDMSLDTGNVFWYYDEDLHYFVVEWSDITNGDTWADETFEVILYDPIYYPTTTGDCEIKMQYLDVTNNNVGSYPGNHGQYATVGIENEDSLIGLQYTYNNTYPDACRNLEDGMALLFTPTPIPPDGPFLAMSNYYAISGDDDYIEAGETAMISIEMENMGAETAHNIEVIISANDPFIEVVDNSGTLDELSAGEFGFLENSFSIEISENMPDFYIFYLEVNINSDEDSWNWMLPFTGYLANTFAVDQDSVYYELEPLETGSHEFTLTNTGDIPVEFFVRTDETTAPGRDISGSYITMDTDSFTPGEETTWTFTVFNASEDNEWVSDVWLDFPLGVNVLDAGDVVGGSSGDMIWDGTTGWGQLINWHGLTANDWGVLHNNETASCEVEVQLSTEFAGDMAIGWEIGGDGYGEEPHNVVGELTLLYPLRWMNLDTSSGYLAAGESQVITINFDAGDIGVGLHTGDIVITCDSWDTKVVNVVLNVFTDGESDDQLPEIMQLNGNYPNPFNPETEINFSLTQDEDIFLKVYNLKGQHVCTLAEGEYSSGEHSVIWNGKDDNDQPVSSGIYFYRLEAEGKILSRKMALIK
- a CDS encoding acetate kinase translates to MKILTINCGSSSVKYQFINLEDKFVMAEGICEKIAEGNSLFTYKSEKFTVKKQAAELPSHQEAIKLILDSLQHPQNGCISDISEIDAVGHRLVHAGEHYNGTVLIDDHVISVMEDCIPLAPLHNPANIVGVKAMQTLMPDTPQCGLFDTAFHQTMPPKAYLYPLPYEYYTKNKIRRYGFHGTSHKFVAQQAAQHLNIPIDQLKIITCHAGNGASITAIDRGESVDTSMGFTPLEGLVMGTRCGDLDPAIPLYMQRQFGLSVDEVDTILNKKSGILGLSEMDSDMRPIEDGLDNGDPDAIRAFEVYCYRIKKYIGAYTAAMNGLDVLVFTGGVGENMPHLRDWVCRDMEYLGIKFNNDVNYRRGSEIFDLHQPDSEVKVLKISTNEELMIALETEKLLNSRS